One Pieris rapae chromosome 7, ilPieRapa1.1, whole genome shotgun sequence genomic window carries:
- the LOC111000475 gene encoding aminopeptidase N-like: MYAVFLVLLGTALALPLNQDISTQYGHYRLPGESQPTFYDVQLVIDPGKTDTFTGSVYIRIIPEINTQEIVMHAMEMSIKSIRLNTAINPSVNLFDSYTLATDDTHFLRIRTTQQLVALQPIEVNIEFESKYADNMFGLYVSTFEQPGLGRVNLVTSQLQPTFARRVFPCFDEPKYKAVFRMTVYAPPAYPTVRTNMPLRTDLSKPTLQGFNKYEFQDTLIQSPYLLAFLVSNFEYISNEQNAIFNTTFRVYSRPGTQSTAAFALDYGQKNMVALEQYTDFKYALPKLDKVAVPDFAAGAMENWGLVIYREVALLATDGVTTTSTLQNIGRIICHENMHMWFGNEVSPDSWTYTWLNEGFANFFENFGTELVLPEWRMMDQYVLLVQGVFQNDAVLSVNPMTHPVYTPSQVIGTFNAVAYQKSGSVIRMMQHFLTPEVFRQGLILYLKANSRTAVTPPNLFASLQQALDQSSHSLPIRVATIMERWTTQGGFPVLTVERQAAGAQSISIAQRRFLTDPALSANDAWHVPVNWVLSTSPDFSDTRPQGWVLPNSPALSVDIPGLANAEWYIINKQQTGYYRVNYDLQNWRALANALQTSHSVIHLLNRAQIVDDSFNLAKTGRLDYEIPLEISRYLVNETDYIPWGSINNAFAYLDVVLAGTPAHALFQRYIRELTAPLYEELGFEPKTSDEHVTAYHRNIILNLNCRHGNEHCVNRTQELLQQFKNNENNRPKPDIQTIVFCSGLRGGDVDNFNFLWDRFVNSQDSSEQSILLNSLACTSNPELRSFFLNQVIDDTSPVREQDRHTIIVATINASPESMEVALDFVIENFAAIQPRVQGLTGTSNILNAFARRLTSKAHSQKMEAFVTRYQNIFSAAELAGVASIQENVASSIAWSENNYNTVNSWFSSYYRSNGVAISSSLIIFISIFVSIFNY, from the exons ATGTATGCAGTGTTCCTAGTCCTCTTGGGGACAGCTCTAGCTTTACCCTTAAATCAAGATATATCCACTCAGTATGGACACTACCGCTTACCTGGAGAATCTCAACCCACCTTTTACGATGTCCAGCTAGTCATCGATCCGGGTAAAACGGATACATTTACGGGCAGCGTTTATATCCGGATCATTCCAGAAATAAACACACAAGAGATCGTCATGCATGCTATGGAAATGTCAATAAAAAGTATTCGTCTGAACACCGCCATCAATCCCAGTGTGAATCTATTTGATAGTTATACTTTGGCAACTGATGACACCCATTTTCTAAGAATAAGAACAACGCAGCAGTTGGTTGCTTTGCAGCCGATTGAGGTGAACATAGAGTTTGAATCGAAATACGCAGATAATATGTTTGGGTTATATGTATCAACGTTTGAGCAGCCAGGCCTTGGACGTGT aaaccTTGTGACGTCACAGCTGCAGCCTACTTTTGCTCGCCGTGTATTCCCTTGCTTCGACGAACCAAAATATAAGGCAGTGTTTAGAATGACGGTATACGCACCTCCCGCTTACCCAACTGTCAGAACTAACATGCCTCTGAGAACTGATCTTTCAAA GCCTACACTACAGGGTTTCAACAAATACGAATTTCAAGACACTCTTATACAGTCACCGTACCTTCTGGCGTTCCTTGTCTCTAACTTTGAATACATCTCCAACGAACAAAATGCGATCTTCAACACTACCTTCAGGGTATATTCTAGACCAGGAACTCAGAGTACAGCAGCATTCGCTTTAGATTATGGTCAAAAGAACATGGTTGCACTGGAACAATACACAGACTTTAAGTACGCATTGCCTAAACTCGACAAAGTGGCTGTTCCAGACTTTGCAGCTGGTGCTATGGAAAATTGGGGACTCGTTATTTAcag AGAGGTCGCTCTGCTAGCAACTGATGGAGTGACTACTACATCTACTTTGCAAAATATTGGACGCATCATCTGCCATGAGAACATGCATATGTGGTTCGGTAATGAGGTCAGTCCCGACAGCTGGACCTACACCTGGCTTAATGAGGGTTTCGCCAACTTCTTTGAGAACTTCGGAACAGAATTA GTGCTACCAGAGTGGCGTATGATGGATCAGTACGTTTTGCTGGTACAAGGCGTGTTTCAAAACGACGCCGTACTCAGTGTCAATCCTATGACACACCCTGTGTACACACCATCTCAGGTCATCGGAACTTTTAATGCTGTTGCTTACCAGAAGT CGGGTTCTGTTATTCGTATGATGCAGCATTTCCTTACTCCAGAGGTCTTCCGTCAAGGTCtaatactttatttgaaaGCCAA ttcCCGTACTGCGGTAACTCCACCTAATCTTTTCGCATCCCTCCAGCAAGCTCTTGATCAATCTTCCCATAGCTTACCCATCCGAGTAGCGACTATCATGGAAAGATGGACCACCCAGGGTGGCTTCCCAGTTCTTACAGTAGAAAGGCAGGCGGCCGGTGCCCAATCCATTTCTATTGCACAG CGTCGGTTCCTGACAGATCCAGCTTTGTCAGCAAATGACGCTTGGCATGTGCCAGTGAACTGGGTTCTGTCCACAAGCCCAGACTTCAGTGATACAAGGCCTCAAGGATGGGTATTGCCAAACAGTCCAGCTTTATCAGTTGACATTCCTGGCTTAGCTAATGCTGAATGGTATATCATCAATAAGCAGCAGACAG gatACTACCGAGTCAATTATGACCTACAGAACTGGAGAGCACTGGCCAACGCCTTACAAACCTCGCACAGTGTCATCCACTTATTAAATCGGGCACAAATCGTTGATGACTCTTTCAACTTGGCAAAGACTGGACGACta GACTACGAAATCCCGTTGGAAATCTCACGTTACCTCGTGAATGAGACGGATTACATCCCTTGGGGATCCATAAACAATGCATTTGCCTATTTAGATGTTGTTCTCGCTGGTACACCTGCACACGCTCTCTTCCAG AGATACATTCGTGAGCTAACCGCACCACTTTACGAAGAGCTTGGTTTCGAGCCTAAAACAAGCGACGAGCATGTTACGGCTTATCATCGGAACATCATTCTTAACTTAAACTGTCGCCATGGCAACGAGCACTGCGTTAATCGCACCCAAGAATTATTACAGCAgttcaaaaataatgaaa ATAATCGCCCAAAGCCAGATATTCAAACAATAGTATTCTGCTCTGGCCTGCGTGGAGGTGACGTTGACAACTTTAACTTCTTATGGGATAGATTTGTAAACAGCCAGGACTCTAGCGAACAATCTATTCTTTTAAACTCACTGGCTTGTACTTCTAATCCTGAATTACGTAgctt tttCCTGAACCAAGTTATTGACGATACATCACCAGTGCGCGAGCAGGACAGacatacaattattgttgCAACTATTAATGCAAGCCCAGAGAGCATGGAAGTGGCTTTGGACtttgtaattgaaaattttgCTGCCATTCAACCGAG AGTACAAGGACTAACCGGAACTtcaaacatattaaatgcattCGCACGAAGATTAACATCTAAAGCACATTCTCAAAAG ATGGAGGCGTTCGTGACCCGTTACCAGAACATATTCTCCGCCGCTGAGTTGGCGGGAGTGGCTAGCATCCAAGAAAACGTCGCTTCATCCATTGCGTGGAGCGAAAATAACTACAATACTGTTAATAGTTGGTTTAGCAGCTACTATCGCAGCAATGGTGTCGCAATTAGCTCAagtctaataatttttatatctatctttGTGTCCATTTTTAACTACTAA